In Gorilla gorilla gorilla isolate KB3781 chromosome 12, NHGRI_mGorGor1-v2.1_pri, whole genome shotgun sequence, the following are encoded in one genomic region:
- the DOK1 gene encoding docking protein 1 isoform X1, whose product MTSRAATTPRGQGPRAKTEDFRWSHWRAPTTAGRGLGCCSARLIRGSLPFLLAPLPHPTVTPQRLPAGAGEGRKLLQGTRPRLPPRLPPQGQEARKEPPGTMDGAVMEGPLFLQSQRFGTKRWRKTWAVLYPASPHGVARLEFFDHKGSSSGGGRGSSRRLDCKVIRLAECVSVAPVTVETPPEPGATAFRLDTAQRSHLLAADAPSSAAWVQTLCRNAFPKGSWTLAPTDNPPKLSALEMLENSLYSPTWEGSQFWVTVQRTEAAERCGLHGSYVLRVEAERLTLLTVGAQSQILEPLLSWPYTLLRRYGRDKVMFSFEAGRRCPSGPGTFTFQTAQGNDIFQAVETAIHRQKAQGKAGQGHDVLRADSHEGEVAEGKLPSPPGPQELLDSPPALYAEPLDSLRIAPCPSHDSLYSDPLDSTSAQAGEGVQRKKPLYWDLYEHAQQQLLKAKLTDPKEDPIYDEPEGLAPVPPQGLYDLPREPKDAWWCQARVKEEGYELPYNPATDDYAVPPPRSTKPLLAPKPQGPAFPEPGTATGSGIKSHNSALYSQVQKSGASGSWDCGLSRVGTDKTGVKSEGST is encoded by the exons ATGACGTCACGcgcagccaccacgcccagaggCCAGGGCCCTCGCGCCAAAACCGAGGACTTTCGGTGGAGCCACTGGCGCGCCCCCACGACGGCGGGTAGGGGCCTGGGGTGCTGCAGCGCCCGGCTAATCCGGGGGTCTCTACCATTCCTTCTCGCTCCTCTCCCTCACCCCACCGTGACCCCCCAGCGGCTGCCGGCGGGGGCCGGGGAGGGGCGGAAACTCCTCCAGGGAACCCGGCCCCGCCTCCCGCCCCGCCTCCCGCCGCAGGGCCAGGAAGCGCGGAAGGAACCGCCGGGGACCATGGACGGAGCAGTGATGGAAGGGCCGCTCTTTTTGCAGAGTCAGCGCTTTGGGACCAAG AGGTGGAGGAAGACCTGGGCCGTGCTCTACCCGGCCAGTCCCCACGGCGTAGCGCGGCTCGAGTTCTTTGACCATAAGGGGTCGAGCTCTGGGGGTGGCCGAGGGAGCTCGCGCCGCCTGGACTGCAAAGTGATCCGTCTGgctgagtgtgtgagtgtggccCCCGTCACCGTGGAGACCCCCCCTGAGCCCGGCGCCACTGCCTTCCGCCTGGACACTGCTCAGCGCTCGCACCTGCTGGCGGCCGACGCGCCGTCCAGTGCAGCCTGGGTGCAGACGCTGTGCCGAAACGCCTTTCCG AAAGGCAGCTGGACTCTGGCGCCTACCGATAACCCACCTAAGCTTTCTGCCCTGGAGATGCTGGAGAACTCCTTGTACAGCCCTACCTGGGAAG GATCCCAATTCTGGGTAACGGTGCAGAGGACTGAGGCCGCCGAGCGCTGTGGCCTGCATGGCTCCTACGTGCTGAGGGTGGAGGCTGAAAGGCTGACTCTCCTGACCGTGGGGGCCCAGAGTCAGATACTGGAGCCACTCCTGTCCTGGCCCTACACTCTGTTGCGTCGCTATGGCCGGGACAAG GTCATGTTCTCTTTCGAGGCCGGCCGCCGCTGCCCCTCAGGCCCTGGAACCTTCACCTTCCAGACGGCACAAGGAAATGACATCTTCCAGGCAGTTGAGACTGCCATCCACCGGCAGAAGGCCCAGGGAAAGGCCGGACAGGGGCACGATGTTCTCAGAGCTGACTCCCATGAAGGGGAGGTGGCGGAGGGGAAGTTGCCTTCCCCACCTGGCCCCCAAGAGCTCCTCGACAGTCCCCCAGCCCTGTATGCTGAGCCCTTAGACTCCCTGCGCATTGCTCCATGCCCTTCCCATGACTCCCTATACTCAGACCCCTTGGACAGCACGTCTGCTCAGGCAGGAGAGGGAGTACAACGGAAGAAACCTCTCTATTGGGACTTGTATGAGCATGCGCAGCAGCAGTTGCTGAAGGCCAAGCTGACAGACCCCAAAGAGGACCCCATCTATGATGAACCTGAGGGCCTGGCCCCAGTCCCTCCCCAGGGCCTTTATGATCTGCCTCGGGAGCCCAAGGATGCATGGTGGTGCCAAGCTCGGGTGAAGGAGGAGGGCTATGAGCTCCCCTACAACCCTGCCACTGATGACTACGCTGTGCCACCCCCTCGGAGCACAAAGCCCCTCCTTGCTCCCAAGCCCCAGGGCCCAGCCTTCCCTGAACCTGGTACTGCAACTGGCAGTGGCATCAAAAGCCACAACTCAGCCCTGTACAGCCAGGTCCAGAAGAGCGGGGCCTCAGGGAGCTGGGACTGTGGGCTCTCTAGAGTAGGGACTGACAAGACTGGGGTCAAGTCAGAGGGCTCTACCTGA
- the DOK1 gene encoding docking protein 1 isoform X3, with product MPNLIRASSGWRKTWAVLYPASPHGVARLEFFDHKGSSSGGGRGSSRRLDCKVIRLAECVSVAPVTVETPPEPGATAFRLDTAQRSHLLAADAPSSAAWVQTLCRNAFPKGSWTLAPTDNPPKLSALEMLENSLYSPTWEGSQFWVTVQRTEAAERCGLHGSYVLRVEAERLTLLTVGAQSQILEPLLSWPYTLLRRYGRDKVMFSFEAGRRCPSGPGTFTFQTAQGNDIFQAVETAIHRQKAQGKAGQGHDVLRADSHEGEVAEGKLPSPPGPQELLDSPPALYAEPLDSLRIAPCPSHDSLYSDPLDSTSAQAGEGVQRKKPLYWDLYEHAQQQLLKAKLTDPKEDPIYDEPEGLAPVPPQGLYDLPREPKDAWWCQARVKEEGYELPYNPATDDYAVPPPRSTKPLLAPKPQGPAFPEPGTATGSGIKSHNSALYSQVQKSGASGSWDCGLSRVGTDKTGVKSEGST from the exons ATGCCGAACCTTATCCGGGCTAGTAGTGG GTGGAGGAAGACCTGGGCCGTGCTCTACCCGGCCAGTCCCCACGGCGTAGCGCGGCTCGAGTTCTTTGACCATAAGGGGTCGAGCTCTGGGGGTGGCCGAGGGAGCTCGCGCCGCCTGGACTGCAAAGTGATCCGTCTGgctgagtgtgtgagtgtggccCCCGTCACCGTGGAGACCCCCCCTGAGCCCGGCGCCACTGCCTTCCGCCTGGACACTGCTCAGCGCTCGCACCTGCTGGCGGCCGACGCGCCGTCCAGTGCAGCCTGGGTGCAGACGCTGTGCCGAAACGCCTTTCCG AAAGGCAGCTGGACTCTGGCGCCTACCGATAACCCACCTAAGCTTTCTGCCCTGGAGATGCTGGAGAACTCCTTGTACAGCCCTACCTGGGAAG GATCCCAATTCTGGGTAACGGTGCAGAGGACTGAGGCCGCCGAGCGCTGTGGCCTGCATGGCTCCTACGTGCTGAGGGTGGAGGCTGAAAGGCTGACTCTCCTGACCGTGGGGGCCCAGAGTCAGATACTGGAGCCACTCCTGTCCTGGCCCTACACTCTGTTGCGTCGCTATGGCCGGGACAAG GTCATGTTCTCTTTCGAGGCCGGCCGCCGCTGCCCCTCAGGCCCTGGAACCTTCACCTTCCAGACGGCACAAGGAAATGACATCTTCCAGGCAGTTGAGACTGCCATCCACCGGCAGAAGGCCCAGGGAAAGGCCGGACAGGGGCACGATGTTCTCAGAGCTGACTCCCATGAAGGGGAGGTGGCGGAGGGGAAGTTGCCTTCCCCACCTGGCCCCCAAGAGCTCCTCGACAGTCCCCCAGCCCTGTATGCTGAGCCCTTAGACTCCCTGCGCATTGCTCCATGCCCTTCCCATGACTCCCTATACTCAGACCCCTTGGACAGCACGTCTGCTCAGGCAGGAGAGGGAGTACAACGGAAGAAACCTCTCTATTGGGACTTGTATGAGCATGCGCAGCAGCAGTTGCTGAAGGCCAAGCTGACAGACCCCAAAGAGGACCCCATCTATGATGAACCTGAGGGCCTGGCCCCAGTCCCTCCCCAGGGCCTTTATGATCTGCCTCGGGAGCCCAAGGATGCATGGTGGTGCCAAGCTCGGGTGAAGGAGGAGGGCTATGAGCTCCCCTACAACCCTGCCACTGATGACTACGCTGTGCCACCCCCTCGGAGCACAAAGCCCCTCCTTGCTCCCAAGCCCCAGGGCCCAGCCTTCCCTGAACCTGGTACTGCAACTGGCAGTGGCATCAAAAGCCACAACTCAGCCCTGTACAGCCAGGTCCAGAAGAGCGGGGCCTCAGGGAGCTGGGACTGTGGGCTCTCTAGAGTAGGGACTGACAAGACTGGGGTCAAGTCAGAGGGCTCTACCTGA
- the DOK1 gene encoding docking protein 1 isoform X2 produces the protein MDGAVMEGPLFLQSQRFGTKRWRKTWAVLYPASPHGVARLEFFDHKGSSSGGGRGSSRRLDCKVIRLAECVSVAPVTVETPPEPGATAFRLDTAQRSHLLAADAPSSAAWVQTLCRNAFPKGSWTLAPTDNPPKLSALEMLENSLYSPTWEGSQFWVTVQRTEAAERCGLHGSYVLRVEAERLTLLTVGAQSQILEPLLSWPYTLLRRYGRDKVMFSFEAGRRCPSGPGTFTFQTAQGNDIFQAVETAIHRQKAQGKAGQGHDVLRADSHEGEVAEGKLPSPPGPQELLDSPPALYAEPLDSLRIAPCPSHDSLYSDPLDSTSAQAGEGVQRKKPLYWDLYEHAQQQLLKAKLTDPKEDPIYDEPEGLAPVPPQGLYDLPREPKDAWWCQARVKEEGYELPYNPATDDYAVPPPRSTKPLLAPKPQGPAFPEPGTATGSGIKSHNSALYSQVQKSGASGSWDCGLSRVGTDKTGVKSEGST, from the exons ATGGACGGAGCAGTGATGGAAGGGCCGCTCTTTTTGCAGAGTCAGCGCTTTGGGACCAAG AGGTGGAGGAAGACCTGGGCCGTGCTCTACCCGGCCAGTCCCCACGGCGTAGCGCGGCTCGAGTTCTTTGACCATAAGGGGTCGAGCTCTGGGGGTGGCCGAGGGAGCTCGCGCCGCCTGGACTGCAAAGTGATCCGTCTGgctgagtgtgtgagtgtggccCCCGTCACCGTGGAGACCCCCCCTGAGCCCGGCGCCACTGCCTTCCGCCTGGACACTGCTCAGCGCTCGCACCTGCTGGCGGCCGACGCGCCGTCCAGTGCAGCCTGGGTGCAGACGCTGTGCCGAAACGCCTTTCCG AAAGGCAGCTGGACTCTGGCGCCTACCGATAACCCACCTAAGCTTTCTGCCCTGGAGATGCTGGAGAACTCCTTGTACAGCCCTACCTGGGAAG GATCCCAATTCTGGGTAACGGTGCAGAGGACTGAGGCCGCCGAGCGCTGTGGCCTGCATGGCTCCTACGTGCTGAGGGTGGAGGCTGAAAGGCTGACTCTCCTGACCGTGGGGGCCCAGAGTCAGATACTGGAGCCACTCCTGTCCTGGCCCTACACTCTGTTGCGTCGCTATGGCCGGGACAAG GTCATGTTCTCTTTCGAGGCCGGCCGCCGCTGCCCCTCAGGCCCTGGAACCTTCACCTTCCAGACGGCACAAGGAAATGACATCTTCCAGGCAGTTGAGACTGCCATCCACCGGCAGAAGGCCCAGGGAAAGGCCGGACAGGGGCACGATGTTCTCAGAGCTGACTCCCATGAAGGGGAGGTGGCGGAGGGGAAGTTGCCTTCCCCACCTGGCCCCCAAGAGCTCCTCGACAGTCCCCCAGCCCTGTATGCTGAGCCCTTAGACTCCCTGCGCATTGCTCCATGCCCTTCCCATGACTCCCTATACTCAGACCCCTTGGACAGCACGTCTGCTCAGGCAGGAGAGGGAGTACAACGGAAGAAACCTCTCTATTGGGACTTGTATGAGCATGCGCAGCAGCAGTTGCTGAAGGCCAAGCTGACAGACCCCAAAGAGGACCCCATCTATGATGAACCTGAGGGCCTGGCCCCAGTCCCTCCCCAGGGCCTTTATGATCTGCCTCGGGAGCCCAAGGATGCATGGTGGTGCCAAGCTCGGGTGAAGGAGGAGGGCTATGAGCTCCCCTACAACCCTGCCACTGATGACTACGCTGTGCCACCCCCTCGGAGCACAAAGCCCCTCCTTGCTCCCAAGCCCCAGGGCCCAGCCTTCCCTGAACCTGGTACTGCAACTGGCAGTGGCATCAAAAGCCACAACTCAGCCCTGTACAGCCAGGTCCAGAAGAGCGGGGCCTCAGGGAGCTGGGACTGTGGGCTCTCTAGAGTAGGGACTGACAAGACTGGGGTCAAGTCAGAGGGCTCTACCTGA
- the DOK1 gene encoding docking protein 1 isoform X4, whose amino-acid sequence MTSRAATTPRGQGPRAKTEDFRWSHWRAPTTAGRGLGCCSARLIRGSLPFLLAPLPHPTVTPQRLPAGAGEGRKLLQGTRPRLPPRLPPQGQEARKEPPGTMDGAVMEGPLFLQSQRFGTKRWRKTWAVLYPASPHGVARLEFFDHKGSSSGGGRGSSRRLDCKVIRLAECVSVAPVTVETPPEPGATAFRLDTAQRSHLLAADAPSSAAWVQTLCRNAFPKGSWTLAPTDNPPKLSALEMLENSLYSPTWEGHVLFRGRPPLPLRPWNLHLPDGTRK is encoded by the exons ATGACGTCACGcgcagccaccacgcccagaggCCAGGGCCCTCGCGCCAAAACCGAGGACTTTCGGTGGAGCCACTGGCGCGCCCCCACGACGGCGGGTAGGGGCCTGGGGTGCTGCAGCGCCCGGCTAATCCGGGGGTCTCTACCATTCCTTCTCGCTCCTCTCCCTCACCCCACCGTGACCCCCCAGCGGCTGCCGGCGGGGGCCGGGGAGGGGCGGAAACTCCTCCAGGGAACCCGGCCCCGCCTCCCGCCCCGCCTCCCGCCGCAGGGCCAGGAAGCGCGGAAGGAACCGCCGGGGACCATGGACGGAGCAGTGATGGAAGGGCCGCTCTTTTTGCAGAGTCAGCGCTTTGGGACCAAG AGGTGGAGGAAGACCTGGGCCGTGCTCTACCCGGCCAGTCCCCACGGCGTAGCGCGGCTCGAGTTCTTTGACCATAAGGGGTCGAGCTCTGGGGGTGGCCGAGGGAGCTCGCGCCGCCTGGACTGCAAAGTGATCCGTCTGgctgagtgtgtgagtgtggccCCCGTCACCGTGGAGACCCCCCCTGAGCCCGGCGCCACTGCCTTCCGCCTGGACACTGCTCAGCGCTCGCACCTGCTGGCGGCCGACGCGCCGTCCAGTGCAGCCTGGGTGCAGACGCTGTGCCGAAACGCCTTTCCG AAAGGCAGCTGGACTCTGGCGCCTACCGATAACCCACCTAAGCTTTCTGCCCTGGAGATGCTGGAGAACTCCTTGTACAGCCCTACCTGGGAAG GTCATGTTCTCTTTCGAGGCCGGCCGCCGCTGCCCCTCAGGCCCTGGAACCTTCACCTTCCAGACGGCACAAGGAAATGA